One genomic region from Cetobacterium sp. 8H encodes:
- a CDS encoding tRNA1(Val) (adenine(37)-N6)-methyltransferase, with protein sequence MTLEKNEVINQLLNKNLKIIQRPDFFNFSLDSLLISNFVSLTRGTKKIVDLGTGNGAIPLFLSQRTESKITGFEIQEISANLAKKNINLNNLSEQIDVIHDDMKNWKDYFENGSQDVVITNPPFFKFHGNENQLNDLDQLTLARHEISIDLDSLIEVSSKLLKDKGYFAMVHRPDRFLEIVDTMRKYGIAPKKVQFCHSKIDKPAKILLIEGIRNGKDALNILPPLIAHDENGQYSKEILELFNDYNKS encoded by the coding sequence ATGACATTAGAAAAAAATGAAGTTATTAATCAACTACTTAATAAAAATCTTAAAATAATTCAAAGACCTGATTTTTTTAATTTTTCTTTGGATTCTCTCCTAATCTCTAACTTTGTTTCACTTACAAGAGGAACAAAAAAAATTGTAGATTTAGGAACAGGGAATGGGGCTATCCCACTTTTTCTTTCTCAAAGAACCGAATCTAAAATAACTGGTTTTGAAATTCAAGAGATTTCAGCTAACTTAGCTAAAAAAAATATAAATTTAAATAATCTGAGTGAACAGATAGATGTTATTCATGATGATATGAAAAATTGGAAGGATTATTTTGAAAATGGTTCTCAAGATGTTGTTATTACAAATCCACCCTTTTTCAAATTTCATGGAAATGAAAATCAATTGAACGATTTAGACCAGTTAACTCTTGCAAGACATGAAATATCTATCGATCTTGATTCTTTAATAGAAGTCTCTTCGAAACTTTTAAAAGATAAAGGATACTTTGCAATGGTTCATAGACCCGATCGTTTTTTAGAAATTGTTGATACCATGAGAAAATATGGTATCGCTCCAAAAAAGGTTCAGTTTTGTCATTCAAAGATTGATAAGCCAGCTAAGATTCTTTTAATAGAAGGAATTAGAAATGGTAAAGATGCTCTAAACATCCTTCCGCCACTTATTGCACATGATGAAAATGGGCAATATTCTAAAGAGATTTTAGAACTCTTCAATGACTATAACAAAAGCTAG
- the glpK gene encoding glycerol kinase GlpK, with protein MKYIIALDQGTTSSRAIIFDEQQNIVASAQKEFKQIYPKEGWVEHDPMEIWASQSGVLAEAIAKSGISQHDVIGIGITNQRETTVVWNKLTGKPVYNAIVWQCRRTAHICDDLKAKGLAEYIRDNTGLVVDAYFSGTKIKWILDNVEGAREQAEKGELLFGTIDTWLIWKLTNGKAHATDYTNASRTMIYNIKDLCWDEKLLKELNIPKSMLPEVRNSSGTFGYANLGGKGGHRVPICGVAGDQQAALFGQACFEKGEAKNTYGTGCFMLMNTGSRMYQSKNGLLTTIAIGLDGKVEYALEGSIFVAGAAVQWLRDELKIISDSKDTEYFATQVKDNGGVYFVPAFVGLGTPHWDMYARGAIVGLTRGANKNHIIRATLESIAYQTRDVLEAMQEDSGIELKALRVDGGASANNFLMQFQSDIIGKPVDRPSTVETTALGAAYLAGLSVGFWNDKSEIKKNWCLEKSFLPTMTEEERDKKHSKWKRAVERSLEWELD; from the coding sequence ATGAAATATATAATCGCATTAGATCAAGGAACAACAAGTTCAAGAGCAATTATTTTTGATGAGCAACAAAATATCGTAGCTAGCGCTCAAAAAGAATTCAAACAAATCTATCCTAAAGAGGGATGGGTTGAACATGACCCTATGGAAATTTGGGCTAGTCAAAGTGGTGTTTTAGCTGAAGCTATAGCTAAGTCTGGGATATCTCAACACGACGTTATTGGAATTGGAATCACTAACCAAAGAGAAACTACTGTTGTTTGGAACAAACTTACTGGAAAGCCTGTTTACAATGCAATTGTATGGCAATGTAGAAGAACTGCACATATCTGTGATGATTTAAAAGCAAAAGGACTTGCTGAATATATAAGAGATAATACTGGTCTAGTTGTAGATGCTTATTTCTCTGGAACTAAAATCAAATGGATTTTAGATAATGTTGAAGGTGCAAGAGAACAAGCTGAAAAAGGAGAACTTTTATTTGGTACAATCGACACTTGGCTAATTTGGAAATTAACTAATGGTAAAGCTCATGCTACAGACTACACAAATGCATCTAGAACTATGATCTACAATATCAAAGATCTTTGTTGGGATGAAAAACTTCTAAAAGAACTTAATATTCCTAAATCTATGCTTCCTGAAGTTAGAAATTCAAGTGGAACTTTTGGATATGCTAACTTAGGTGGAAAAGGTGGACACAGAGTTCCTATTTGTGGAGTAGCAGGAGATCAACAAGCTGCACTATTTGGACAGGCTTGTTTTGAAAAAGGTGAGGCAAAAAATACTTATGGAACTGGATGTTTCATGCTTATGAATACTGGTAGTAGAATGTATCAAAGTAAGAATGGACTTTTAACTACAATCGCTATTGGTCTTGATGGAAAAGTAGAATATGCTCTTGAAGGAAGTATCTTTGTTGCAGGAGCGGCAGTTCAGTGGCTAAGAGATGAGTTAAAAATAATCTCTGATTCTAAAGATACTGAATATTTTGCAACTCAAGTTAAAGATAATGGTGGAGTTTACTTTGTTCCAGCTTTCGTTGGTTTAGGAACTCCTCATTGGGATATGTATGCGAGAGGAGCTATTGTTGGTCTAACTAGAGGAGCTAATAAAAATCACATAATCAGAGCTACTCTTGAATCTATAGCTTATCAAACAAGAGACGTTTTAGAAGCTATGCAAGAAGATTCTGGTATTGAATTAAAGGCTTTAAGAGTTGATGGTGGAGCTTCAGCTAACAATTTCTTAATGCAATTCCAATCTGATATTATTGGAAAACCTGTAGATAGACCTTCTACTGTTGAAACTACAGCTTTAGGAGCTGCATATCTTGCAGGATTATCTGTAGGTTTCTGGAATGATAAAAGTGAAATCAAAAAGAATTGGTGTCTTGAAAAGTCTTTCCTTCCTACTATGACAGAAGAAGAAAGAGATAAAAAACATAGCAAGTGGAAAAGAGCTGTAGAAAGATCTTTAGAATGGGAACTTGACTAA
- a CDS encoding NAD(P)/FAD-dependent oxidoreductase, whose translation MYDVLIIGAGIIGTGIARELSKYNLKIAVLEKDTDVSNGTTKANSAIVHGGYDAKEGSLMAKYNVLGTSMYEDLCKEFSVPFKRNGSLVLAFNEDELEHLNTLYNRGINNKVPGLSIISQEKLRELEPNVDDGAIAALHCSSAGIVSPWELAEALIDNAVENGVELFLNTEVKSIEKLDHMFNVTTTTGIFHGKYIFNCAGVYADIIHNMVAPESYKIKPRKGEYFVLDKNQGSRVFNTVFQCPSKLGKGILVTPTAHGNLLVGPDAQDLDDRDDLSTATDKLDYIKFKGSHSIKNINFRENIRTFAGMRAESDRGDFIVEESSVKGFFDIAGIKSPGLSAAPAITLAAVDLLKNTGVNLVDKKDFITPRKHTPFMHLSTEEKAKKIKEDNRFGRIICRCEMITEGEIIEAINRPVKAVTLDAVKRRCRPGSGRCQGGFCGPRVQEILSKELNKDMKDIILDKANSYILIEELKK comes from the coding sequence ATGTATGATGTTTTAATCATTGGTGCTGGTATCATTGGAACCGGTATTGCTAGAGAACTTTCTAAATATAATTTAAAGATTGCTGTTTTAGAAAAAGATACTGATGTTTCTAATGGAACTACTAAAGCTAACAGTGCTATCGTTCATGGTGGTTATGATGCTAAAGAAGGATCTCTTATGGCTAAGTATAACGTTTTAGGAACTTCTATGTACGAAGACCTTTGCAAAGAATTTTCTGTTCCATTTAAAAGAAACGGTTCATTGGTGCTAGCTTTTAACGAAGATGAATTAGAACACTTAAATACTTTATACAATAGAGGGATTAATAATAAAGTTCCTGGATTAAGTATCATTTCTCAAGAAAAACTTAGAGAACTTGAGCCTAATGTTGATGATGGTGCTATTGCTGCCCTTCATTGTTCATCTGCAGGTATTGTTTCTCCTTGGGAATTAGCTGAAGCTCTTATAGATAATGCTGTTGAAAATGGAGTTGAGCTGTTTCTTAATACAGAAGTTAAATCTATTGAAAAACTAGATCACATGTTTAATGTCACAACGACTACAGGTATCTTCCACGGTAAATATATTTTCAACTGTGCCGGTGTTTATGCAGACATCATTCATAATATGGTCGCTCCTGAATCTTATAAAATAAAACCAAGAAAAGGTGAGTACTTTGTTTTAGATAAAAATCAAGGTAGTAGAGTTTTCAACACTGTTTTCCAATGTCCTTCAAAACTTGGAAAAGGAATTCTTGTAACTCCTACTGCCCACGGTAACCTATTAGTAGGTCCAGACGCTCAAGATTTAGATGATAGAGATGATCTATCAACTGCTACTGATAAATTAGATTACATCAAATTTAAAGGTAGTCATTCTATTAAAAATATTAACTTTAGAGAAAATATCAGAACTTTTGCTGGTATGAGAGCGGAATCAGATAGAGGTGATTTTATTGTCGAAGAATCTTCAGTTAAAGGTTTCTTTGATATTGCTGGTATTAAGTCTCCTGGACTTTCAGCTGCACCTGCAATAACATTAGCCGCTGTTGATCTATTAAAAAATACAGGTGTTAACCTTGTTGATAAAAAAGACTTTATCACTCCTAGAAAACATACACCTTTTATGCATCTTTCTACTGAGGAAAAAGCTAAAAAAATTAAAGAGGATAATCGATTTGGAAGAATTATATGTAGATGTGAAATGATTACAGAAGGGGAAATTATCGAAGCTATAAATAGACCTGTTAAAGCTGTAACTTTAGATGCTGTTAAAAGAAGATGTAGACCTGGTTCTGGTAGATGTCAGGGTGGTTTCTGTGGTCCTAGAGTCCAAGAGATCTTGTCTAAAGAGTTAAATAAAGACATGAAGGATATTATTTTAGATAAAGCTAATTCATATATTTTAATAGAGGAGTTGAAAAAATAA
- a CDS encoding glycerol-3-phosphate responsive antiterminator, translating to MYSNFKGILTENKKIIAVKDINSLESAISSSSKIIFLLSSDICSIEETTRQIKASGKLCFIHLDMIQGLNTKDNSAIDYLKENTFADGVITTKSQVAKYAHKVGFLVVLRCFLIDSLSLNTTLKLFNETFIDAIEILPGVMPKIIQKLCKKSSIPIIAGGLISDEEDIEIALKSGAVAVSTTKLNIID from the coding sequence ATGTACTCAAATTTTAAAGGAATTCTGACAGAAAATAAGAAGATTATAGCAGTTAAAGATATTAACTCTCTTGAAAGTGCTATTTCAAGCTCTTCAAAAATTATATTTTTACTTAGTAGTGATATCTGCTCAATTGAAGAAACTACTAGACAGATTAAAGCAAGTGGTAAGTTGTGCTTTATACATCTTGATATGATTCAAGGTTTAAATACTAAAGATAACTCTGCTATAGATTATTTAAAAGAGAACACTTTTGCTGATGGAGTGATTACTACAAAATCTCAAGTTGCTAAATATGCTCACAAAGTAGGTTTTTTAGTAGTTTTAAGATGTTTTTTAATTGATTCTCTATCGCTGAACACAACATTAAAACTTTTCAATGAAACATTTATTGATGCTATTGAAATTCTACCTGGTGTTATGCCAAAGATTATTCAAAAACTTTGTAAAAAAAGTAGTATTCCTATAATTGCGGGTGGATTAATATCGGATGAAGAGGATATAGAAATCGCCTTAAAAAGTGGTGCTGTTGCTGTATCTACAACTAAATTGAATATTATTGATTAG
- the dhaM gene encoding dihydroxyacetone kinase phosphoryl donor subunit DhaM, with protein MLGFVIVSHSKRLAHEVIELCNEMKKYDFPVINGSGTAGEYLGSDPLIIVEAIKKAYLEDGVAIFGDLGSSILNSELAIEFLDESYDKSKIKIMDAPLVEGVIMSMAINDEKLTLDGLIEELHGFKTMSKV; from the coding sequence ATGTTAGGATTTGTAATTGTATCGCATAGTAAAAGGTTGGCTCATGAAGTGATAGAGCTGTGTAATGAGATGAAAAAATACGATTTTCCTGTAATTAACGGAAGCGGAACTGCAGGAGAGTATTTAGGGTCAGATCCACTTATAATAGTTGAAGCTATAAAAAAGGCTTATTTAGAAGATGGGGTTGCTATTTTTGGTGACTTAGGAAGTTCAATTTTAAACTCAGAATTAGCTATAGAATTTTTAGATGAATCTTATGATAAATCAAAAATAAAAATTATGGATGCTCCATTAGTTGAAGGTGTAATAATGTCTATGGCTATAAATGACGAAAAGTTGACCTTAGATGGATTGATAGAGGAGTTACATGGTTTTAAAACAATGAGTAAGGTGTAA
- a CDS encoding MIP/aquaporin family protein → MNVFLAEFIGTAILVLLGNGVVANVVLNKSKGNNSGWIVITTAWGFAVMSGAYAVGWISGAHLNPALTIGFAMAGLFPTSLVLGYVIAQILGAMLGQIFVYLAYKRHYDETTDQGAILASFSTGPAIRDLKWNFITETIGTFMLVFGLLAIGHSNNQAFTATLPNGDMVRGFTGMLGPLLAGFYVWSLGLSLGGPTGYAINPARDLGPRIVHSFLPMANKGTSDWSYAWVPVAGPIVGGIIGAITFAALFR, encoded by the coding sequence ATGAACGTTTTTTTAGCTGAATTTATTGGAACTGCAATTTTAGTTTTACTCGGAAATGGTGTTGTTGCTAACGTTGTTCTTAATAAAAGTAAGGGTAATAATTCTGGTTGGATTGTAATCACTACTGCTTGGGGATTTGCGGTTATGTCTGGAGCATATGCTGTAGGTTGGATAAGTGGTGCTCATCTTAACCCTGCTCTTACAATTGGTTTTGCAATGGCTGGTCTTTTCCCTACGAGCCTTGTTTTGGGTTATGTTATAGCTCAAATTCTTGGGGCTATGCTAGGACAAATCTTTGTATATCTTGCTTATAAAAGACATTATGATGAAACAACTGATCAAGGTGCTATTTTAGCTTCTTTCTCTACTGGTCCAGCTATCAGAGATTTAAAATGGAACTTTATAACAGAAACCATTGGTACTTTTATGCTTGTTTTTGGATTATTAGCTATTGGACATTCGAATAACCAAGCCTTCACCGCTACTTTACCTAACGGAGATATGGTTAGAGGATTTACAGGGATGTTAGGACCTTTACTAGCAGGTTTTTATGTTTGGAGTTTAGGTTTAAGTTTAGGTGGGCCTACAGGTTATGCTATTAACCCCGCTAGAGACTTAGGACCAAGAATTGTTCATTCTTTCCTTCCAATGGCTAACAAAGGAACTTCTGATTGGAGTTATGCTTGGGTTCCTGTTGCAGGACCTATTGTAGGTGGAATCATTGGAGCAATTACATTCGCTGCGCTATTTAGATAA
- a CDS encoding NAD(P)/FAD-dependent oxidoreductase: MKYDVVVIGGGPAGLASAKSAYENGAKKVLILERDKELGGILQQCIHNGFGLHKFKEELTGPEYAQRYVEMVKGYPIEIKLETMVLNISQDRVISMINPIDGYQEVQAGAVILAMGCRERTRGAIAIPGERPSGIFTAGAAQRYINMEGYMVGKKAVILGSGDIGLIMARRLTLEGAKVEAVVELMPFSGGLNRNIVQCLDDFGIPLLLSHTVVDIKGRDRLKKVVVAKVDENRKPIPGTEIEYDCDTLLLSVGLIPENDLSKEAGVNLDSRTNGPIVTDSMETSIPGVFACGNVVHVHDLVDFVSEEGERAGKFAACYVSAENCKLENVSNIKNGDGIVYTVPQMINLDNLQNKLEIFMRVNNVYKNKKIVVREGDNIIASFKRVHLAPGEMEKILLPEVLLKRISKDITIELQEVI; this comes from the coding sequence ATGAAATATGATGTTGTTGTTATAGGAGGAGGTCCTGCTGGACTTGCCTCTGCTAAATCAGCTTATGAAAATGGAGCTAAAAAAGTTTTAATTTTAGAAAGAGATAAAGAGCTTGGTGGTATTTTACAACAGTGTATTCATAATGGTTTTGGACTTCACAAATTCAAAGAGGAGCTTACTGGTCCTGAATATGCTCAAAGATATGTTGAAATGGTTAAAGGATATCCAATTGAAATAAAATTAGAGACTATGGTTTTAAATATATCTCAAGATAGAGTTATTTCTATGATTAATCCTATCGATGGATATCAAGAGGTTCAAGCTGGAGCTGTTATACTAGCTATGGGATGTAGAGAGAGAACAAGAGGAGCGATTGCCATTCCTGGTGAAAGACCTTCTGGAATTTTTACAGCTGGAGCTGCTCAAAGATATATAAACATGGAAGGATATATGGTTGGTAAAAAAGCTGTTATCTTGGGAAGTGGAGATATCGGACTTATTATGGCTAGACGTCTGACTCTTGAAGGAGCTAAAGTTGAAGCAGTTGTTGAGCTTATGCCATTCTCAGGTGGTCTTAATAGAAACATTGTACAATGTCTTGATGACTTTGGAATCCCTCTTTTACTATCACACACTGTTGTAGATATAAAAGGAAGAGATAGATTAAAAAAAGTTGTGGTAGCTAAAGTTGATGAAAATAGAAAACCAATCCCTGGTACAGAGATTGAATATGACTGTGATACTCTTCTTCTTTCTGTAGGTCTAATTCCTGAAAATGATCTCTCTAAAGAAGCCGGAGTTAATCTTGATAGCAGAACTAATGGCCCTATCGTTACTGACTCTATGGAAACATCTATTCCTGGAGTATTTGCTTGTGGAAATGTTGTTCATGTACATGATCTTGTAGATTTTGTAAGTGAAGAAGGGGAGAGAGCTGGTAAGTTTGCTGCTTGTTATGTTTCTGCTGAAAATTGTAAATTGGAAAATGTATCAAATATTAAAAATGGAGATGGAATAGTTTATACTGTTCCTCAGATGATAAATCTTGATAATCTTCAAAATAAGCTTGAAATCTTTATGAGAGTTAACAATGTATATAAAAATAAAAAAATTGTTGTAAGAGAGGGTGATAACATCATCGCTAGCTTTAAAAGAGTTCACCTTGCTCCTGGAGAAATGGAAAAAATTCTTCTACCTGAAGTTCTTTTAAAAAGAATTTCTAAAGATATTACTATTGAGTTACAGGAGGTTATTTAA
- a CDS encoding DUF1667 domain-containing protein, whose translation MKEMICILCPVGCHLTIDIENNYKVTGNSCPKGEVYGKEELIAPKRVVTSIIRVEGGIHHMVPVKTDKPIPKELIFDCMNLLKDIKIKSPRKVGDVILENILGTDSNIVLTRDI comes from the coding sequence ATGAAAGAGATGATTTGTATTTTATGTCCTGTTGGATGCCATTTGACAATAGATATTGAAAATAATTATAAAGTTACTGGTAACTCTTGTCCTAAAGGAGAGGTTTATGGTAAAGAAGAGCTTATAGCTCCTAAGAGGGTTGTTACATCTATTATAAGAGTAGAGGGCGGAATCCATCATATGGTTCCTGTGAAGACAGATAAACCTATCCCTAAAGAGCTTATATTTGATTGTATGAATCTCTTAAAAGATATTAAAATTAAATCTCCTAGAAAAGTCGGAGATGTGATTTTAGAAAACATTTTAGGAACAGATTCTAATATTGTTTTAACTAGAGATATATAA
- the dhaK gene encoding dihydroxyacetone kinase subunit DhaK, whose protein sequence is MKKLINEKENIVKEMIHGMVKAYPEKIEALKDIPVILRKDKKNGKVGLVSGGGSGHEPSHAGFVGYGMLDAAVAGEVFTSPSADKVYEAIKAVDSGDGVLLIIKNYSGDVMNFEMAAEMAEIEGIKVKKVIVDDDIAVENSTYTVGRRGIAGTIFVHKILGAAAEKGYSLDELEALGERVVKNIKTMGMALKPCTVLTTGKTSFDLKDDEVEIGLGIHGEPGTHREKIQSADRHTEYLLEKILKESDIAKEKVAVLVNGLGETTLIELFIINNKVADMLKEREIEVVKTLVGNYMTSLDMGGFSITILKLDEEIEKLLKERSDTIALKTF, encoded by the coding sequence ATGAAGAAATTAATCAATGAGAAGGAAAATATTGTAAAAGAAATGATTCATGGAATGGTAAAAGCTTATCCTGAGAAGATAGAAGCATTAAAAGATATACCGGTGATACTTAGAAAAGATAAAAAAAATGGAAAAGTTGGACTTGTAAGTGGTGGTGGAAGTGGACATGAACCATCTCATGCTGGGTTTGTAGGATATGGAATGTTAGATGCAGCAGTGGCAGGAGAGGTATTTACATCTCCAAGTGCAGATAAAGTTTATGAAGCTATAAAAGCTGTTGACTCAGGTGATGGGGTGCTGTTAATAATAAAAAATTATAGTGGAGATGTCATGAATTTTGAAATGGCAGCAGAAATGGCAGAAATTGAGGGAATAAAAGTAAAAAAAGTAATAGTAGATGATGATATCGCAGTTGAGAATAGTACTTACACGGTTGGAAGAAGAGGTATTGCGGGTACAATATTTGTGCATAAAATTTTGGGTGCAGCAGCTGAAAAAGGATATTCTTTAGATGAATTAGAAGCTTTAGGAGAGAGAGTAGTTAAAAATATAAAAACAATGGGAATGGCACTAAAACCATGTACAGTTCTTACGACTGGAAAAACTAGTTTTGATTTAAAAGATGATGAAGTGGAGATAGGTCTAGGAATACATGGAGAACCAGGAACTCATAGAGAGAAAATACAAAGTGCAGATAGACATACAGAGTACCTTTTGGAGAAAATTTTAAAAGAAAGCGATATTGCAAAAGAAAAAGTAGCTGTTCTTGTAAATGGATTGGGAGAAACAACTTTAATTGAATTGTTTATAATAAATAATAAAGTGGCAGATATGTTGAAAGAAAGAGAGATTGAAGTTGTGAAAACTTTAGTAGGAAACTACATGACATCTCTTGATATGGGAGGTTTCTCGATAACAATATTAAAATTGGATGAAGAAATAGAGAAGCTGCTAAAAGAGAGATCTGATACGATAGCTTTAAAAACTTTTTAG
- a CDS encoding fructose-specific PTS transporter subunit EIIC, with translation MLEKMLVKNCIKLNLKSKNKADVIDELVDVLYANGRLNNKEEFKKTILKREEQSSTGLEEGIAIPHGKSESVKIPTVAFGLSKDGIDYDSLDGEPSKLFFMIAAPANATDSHIETLSQLSSLLLDDDIREQLLQVKTEQEVLDILLKEEKVGETLVSSENKTFDVLAVTACPTGIAHTYMAAEALNKKAKEMGINIKVETNGSTGVKNEITQEDIKNAKGIIIAADKNVEMSRFNGKHVEIVGVKDGIKRPQELIQNALDQKAPIYSSKETSKQSSGSERKGFYKHLMSGVSNMLPFVVGGGILIAISFIFGIKASDPTDPSFNPIAKLLMDIGGGNAFFLMIPVLAGFIGMSIADRPGFAPAMVGGLISANNGGGFLGGLVGGFLGGYVVLLLKKLFAKLPEKLEGIKPVLLYPLFGILITGVLMYLVVISPVAALNSGITNFLNGLGTGNLILLGAIVGGMMAIDMGGPINKAAFTFGIAAIAAGNYYPHAAVMAGGMTPPLGIALATTFFKHKFDKEEREAGLTNYIMGASFITEGAIPFAAADPIRVIPSCIAGSALAGGLAMAFKCQLPAPHGGLFVLPIITNPLMYLFAVAAGSLVTCVLIGLTKPSKTI, from the coding sequence ATGTTAGAAAAAATGTTGGTTAAAAACTGTATTAAGTTAAATTTAAAATCTAAAAATAAAGCAGATGTTATTGATGAACTTGTTGATGTTCTTTATGCTAATGGCAGATTAAACAATAAAGAAGAGTTTAAAAAAACAATTTTAAAAAGAGAGGAACAAAGTTCTACGGGTCTAGAAGAAGGGATTGCTATTCCTCATGGAAAATCTGAATCGGTTAAAATACCTACTGTCGCTTTTGGTTTATCTAAAGATGGTATTGACTATGACTCTTTAGATGGTGAGCCTTCTAAACTATTTTTTATGATTGCTGCACCAGCTAATGCTACAGATTCTCATATAGAAACTCTCTCTCAACTTTCTTCATTACTTCTTGATGATGATATTAGAGAGCAGCTACTTCAAGTTAAAACTGAACAAGAAGTTTTAGACATTCTTTTAAAAGAGGAAAAAGTTGGTGAAACACTTGTTTCATCAGAGAATAAAACTTTTGATGTTCTAGCCGTTACAGCTTGCCCTACAGGTATTGCACATACGTATATGGCAGCAGAAGCTTTAAACAAAAAAGCTAAAGAGATGGGAATAAATATAAAAGTTGAAACTAATGGTTCTACTGGAGTGAAAAATGAAATTACACAAGAGGATATAAAAAATGCTAAAGGAATTATAATTGCAGCTGATAAGAACGTTGAAATGTCTAGATTCAATGGTAAACATGTTGAAATTGTTGGAGTTAAAGATGGAATAAAAAGACCTCAAGAGCTTATTCAAAATGCCTTAGATCAAAAAGCACCTATATATTCATCTAAAGAAACTTCAAAACAATCTTCTGGTAGCGAAAGAAAAGGATTTTATAAACATCTTATGAGTGGAGTTTCTAACATGCTTCCTTTCGTTGTTGGTGGTGGAATTTTAATTGCTATATCATTTATCTTTGGTATTAAAGCATCTGATCCTACTGATCCTAGTTTTAATCCTATTGCTAAACTTCTTATGGATATTGGTGGTGGAAATGCATTTTTCTTAATGATTCCTGTTCTAGCTGGATTTATTGGAATGAGTATTGCCGATAGACCTGGATTTGCTCCTGCAATGGTGGGTGGACTTATTTCTGCTAATAATGGTGGTGGTTTCTTAGGAGGACTTGTTGGAGGTTTCCTTGGTGGTTATGTTGTTCTTTTATTAAAAAAATTATTTGCAAAATTACCTGAGAAACTAGAAGGTATTAAACCTGTTCTACTTTATCCACTATTTGGAATTTTAATAACTGGAGTTTTAATGTATCTAGTTGTTATATCTCCTGTTGCTGCACTTAATTCTGGTATAACTAACTTTCTAAATGGTTTAGGAACTGGTAACTTAATTCTTTTAGGTGCTATTGTTGGTGGTATGATGGCTATTGATATGGGTGGACCTATAAATAAAGCTGCATTCACATTTGGTATTGCTGCTATTGCTGCTGGAAATTACTATCCACATGCTGCTGTTATGGCTGGAGGTATGACTCCACCACTAGGTATTGCTCTTGCTACAACTTTCTTTAAGCATAAATTTGACAAAGAGGAAAGAGAAGCTGGATTAACAAATTACATAATGGGGGCATCATTTATAACAGAAGGAGCTATTCCTTTTGCTGCTGCAGATCCAATCAGAGTTATTCCTAGCTGTATCGCTGGATCTGCTCTTGCTGGTGGACTTGCTATGGCGTTTAAATGTCAATTACCTGCTCCTCATGGTGGATTATTTGTTCTTCCTATTATTACGAACCCTCTAATGTATCTATTTGCAGTTGCAGCAGGTTCTTTAGTAACTTGTGTTCTAATTGGTTTAACAAAACCTTCAAAAACTATCTAA
- the dhaL gene encoding dihydroxyacetone kinase subunit DhaL, producing the protein MQILEIVEKVADVINQEKDYLSELDRVIGDSDHGINLSRGFQKLIEEKDSLKDLNCSDFFNKIAMVLISNVGGASGAIYGTGLMKVAQSLKGKENLDLDTVIIASDAMLAGIKMRGKAEAGEKTMLDTIVPSVEALKQNKDKEFSVILENVELAAKTGMESTKDMLATKGRASYLGERSIGHIDPGAMSSYLIIKTICENLKVGE; encoded by the coding sequence ATGCAAATTTTAGAGATAGTTGAAAAAGTAGCAGATGTGATAAATCAAGAGAAAGACTATTTAAGTGAATTAGATAGAGTTATAGGTGATAGTGATCATGGAATTAATCTATCTAGAGGATTTCAAAAGCTGATAGAAGAAAAAGATAGTTTAAAAGATTTAAATTGTTCTGATTTTTTTAATAAAATAGCAATGGTTTTGATTTCAAATGTAGGTGGGGCTTCAGGAGCTATATATGGGACCGGTCTTATGAAAGTGGCCCAAAGTTTAAAGGGAAAAGAAAATTTAGATTTGGACACTGTAATAATAGCTTCAGATGCAATGTTAGCAGGAATTAAAATGAGAGGGAAAGCTGAAGCCGGAGAGAAAACAATGCTAGATACGATAGTACCATCAGTGGAAGCATTAAAGCAAAATAAAGATAAAGAGTTTAGTGTGATTTTAGAAAATGTAGAGTTAGCTGCAAAAACTGGAATGGAATCGACAAAAGATATGTTAGCAACAAAAGGAAGAGCAAGTTATTTAGGTGAAAGAAGCATAGGGCACATAGATCCAGGAGCAATGTCTTCTTATTTAATTATAAAAACAATTTGTGAAAATTTAAAAGTGGGTGAATGA